One genomic segment of Occultella kanbiaonis includes these proteins:
- a CDS encoding LacI family DNA-binding transcriptional regulator encodes MSGQQRAARITDVAREAGVSTATVSRVLNGLGTVDPELAVRVRRAAEVTRYVPNPNGRALRRQRADVWAAIVSDVQNPFFTSLVTAVEHVAVRSGISVMLCNTDEQLDRERSYLSTAVAQRMAGVVVSVTSEAESDLSALLTAQVPTVVVDRRVHDFTGDTILLDNVEAGRLATEHLLMLGHRDIMCLAGPSGVSTTEDRLQGVRMALTDAGLSLDPARMVRTDLKIDDAETAVRAALASRRNHPDAIFAMNGPLTTGAYRGVQASGLRMPDEISLVGVDDDRWTQMVSPAVTLVAQPVDEMGTRAAERLVARAEDPEIEPIHLLLPPRLLIRGTTATV; translated from the coding sequence GTGAGTGGGCAGCAGCGAGCGGCACGGATCACGGACGTCGCCCGGGAGGCCGGGGTCTCGACGGCGACCGTGTCCCGGGTGCTGAACGGGCTCGGCACCGTCGACCCGGAGCTCGCCGTCCGGGTCCGCCGGGCCGCCGAGGTCACCCGGTACGTGCCGAACCCGAACGGCCGGGCGCTACGGCGCCAGCGCGCGGACGTCTGGGCCGCGATCGTCTCCGACGTGCAGAACCCGTTCTTCACGTCCCTGGTGACGGCGGTCGAGCACGTCGCGGTCCGCTCCGGCATCTCGGTGATGCTCTGCAACACCGACGAGCAGCTCGACCGTGAACGCTCCTACCTGTCCACGGCCGTGGCCCAGCGGATGGCGGGCGTGGTGGTCTCGGTGACCTCGGAGGCGGAGTCCGACCTGAGCGCGTTGCTGACCGCGCAGGTGCCCACCGTGGTCGTCGACCGGCGGGTCCACGACTTCACCGGGGACACGATCCTGCTGGACAACGTCGAGGCCGGACGGCTAGCCACCGAGCACCTGCTCATGCTCGGCCACCGCGACATCATGTGCCTGGCCGGGCCGTCCGGGGTGAGCACCACCGAGGACCGGCTCCAGGGCGTCCGGATGGCGCTCACCGACGCCGGGCTGAGCCTCGACCCGGCCAGGATGGTGCGGACCGACCTCAAGATCGACGACGCCGAGACCGCCGTGCGGGCGGCGCTCGCCAGCCGGCGGAACCACCCCGATGCGATCTTCGCGATGAACGGTCCGCTGACCACCGGGGCCTACCGCGGCGTGCAGGCCAGCGGGCTGCGGATGCCGGACGAGATCTCCCTCGTGGGTGTCGACGACGACCGGTGGACCCAGATGGTCAGTCCGGCCGTGACGCTCGTGGCGCAGCCCGTCGACGAGATGGGCACCCGGGCCGCCGAGCGCCTCGTGGCGCGGGCCGAGGACCCGGAGATCGAACCGATCCATCTGCTCCTGCCCCCGCGCCTGCTGATCCGCGGCACCACCGCCACCGTCTGA
- a CDS encoding DUF4185 domain-containing protein, with protein sequence MTQAEEFTGIPGVAPRADRGVPPDRAARTGDDAHGTTRGGAERPGTAPPPSDFFAVAALSYAATVSSPSDGDLWPSAWADDGGLYAACGDGLGFSDGPWSDIVINRIDGDPASGLSGQRLASGRDVAPVWTDPARFNSKPTGMVAVDGDGDGHDELYLAVQDLRCGPSPDTFNTAPAAGIVRSRDYGRTWTAPERAMFTDEFTTVMFLDFGQSNTGAAVLRDAVGPGEADPAGYVYAYGLDHNWRTSYSGVVPDPQDLYLARVPAASVLDRAAWAFFSGLTPDGVPSWSPRLTDRVAVLTDTRRVGTAAPVPMAPPPVPGSVLAQGGIVYNPGLARYLYTSWTEYTFEFYEAPAPWGPWRPFLSHDFGPFPWAGPRSAEPRHGGYATTIPSKFLSADGRDAWVQSNWFVGASTYGGSSYHFSLRPLRLDPMPEPGTAGPAPVAEPADGNLATAPGTRAIATACRSGRIEVLNDGRTDRAEDSWNGLVKDTEYWGYTWPGPVRFERLEFTSGPHDYGSGWFDAPPQVQVRRGADWTVVPATVDPPYPADWTATGTRTYTFTVEPQVGTGVRLVGRAGGWAGYTSVSELAVFGAWPGTGDGGRMAP encoded by the coding sequence GTGACTCAGGCTGAGGAGTTCACCGGCATACCCGGGGTGGCCCCCCGCGCGGACCGTGGCGTGCCGCCCGACCGCGCCGCCCGCACGGGCGACGACGCCCACGGAACCACCCGCGGCGGTGCCGAACGTCCCGGTACTGCGCCCCCGCCGTCGGACTTCTTCGCGGTCGCCGCCCTCTCCTACGCGGCCACCGTCTCCTCACCGAGCGACGGAGACCTCTGGCCGAGCGCGTGGGCCGACGACGGTGGCCTGTATGCCGCGTGCGGGGACGGCCTCGGATTCTCCGACGGGCCGTGGTCGGACATCGTCATCAACCGCATCGACGGCGACCCGGCCTCCGGCCTGAGCGGGCAGCGGCTGGCGTCCGGGCGGGACGTCGCGCCGGTCTGGACCGACCCGGCCCGGTTCAACAGCAAGCCGACCGGCATGGTGGCCGTCGACGGCGACGGTGACGGGCACGACGAGCTGTACCTGGCCGTGCAGGACCTGCGCTGCGGCCCCTCGCCGGACACGTTCAACACGGCGCCCGCGGCCGGCATCGTCCGCTCCCGCGACTACGGTCGCACCTGGACCGCGCCCGAGCGCGCCATGTTCACCGACGAGTTCACCACGGTGATGTTCCTCGATTTCGGGCAGAGCAACACGGGCGCCGCCGTGCTGCGCGACGCCGTCGGGCCGGGCGAGGCGGACCCGGCCGGCTACGTGTACGCGTACGGCCTCGACCACAACTGGCGCACCTCGTACTCGGGCGTCGTACCGGACCCGCAGGACCTGTACCTGGCTCGCGTCCCGGCGGCCTCGGTCCTGGACCGCGCCGCCTGGGCGTTCTTCAGCGGACTCACGCCCGACGGCGTCCCCTCCTGGTCTCCTCGTCTCACCGATCGCGTGGCCGTCCTCACCGACACCCGTCGGGTCGGCACCGCGGCGCCGGTCCCGATGGCGCCGCCCCCGGTGCCCGGGTCGGTGCTCGCCCAGGGCGGGATCGTCTACAACCCGGGACTGGCCCGGTACCTGTACACGTCCTGGACCGAGTACACGTTCGAGTTCTACGAGGCGCCCGCACCGTGGGGACCGTGGCGGCCGTTCCTGAGCCACGACTTCGGCCCATTCCCGTGGGCCGGCCCGCGCTCCGCCGAACCCCGGCACGGCGGCTACGCCACAACCATCCCGAGCAAGTTCCTGAGCGCGGACGGCCGGGACGCGTGGGTCCAGTCCAACTGGTTCGTGGGCGCCTCGACCTACGGCGGCTCGAGCTACCACTTCTCGCTGCGGCCGCTGCGCCTGGACCCGATGCCTGAGCCGGGCACCGCCGGACCGGCACCGGTCGCGGAGCCTGCCGACGGCAACCTGGCCACCGCGCCCGGGACCCGTGCGATCGCCACCGCATGCCGGAGCGGGCGTATCGAGGTCCTCAACGACGGCCGTACCGACCGGGCCGAGGACTCCTGGAACGGGCTGGTCAAGGACACCGAGTACTGGGGCTACACGTGGCCCGGTCCGGTCCGCTTCGAACGACTGGAGTTCACCTCCGGTCCGCACGATTACGGGTCCGGATGGTTCGACGCGCCACCGCAGGTACAGGTCCGCCGCGGCGCGGACTGGACCGTCGTGCCGGCCACCGTGGATCCGCCCTACCCGGCGGACTGGACCGCCACGGGGACCCGGACCTACACCTTCACGGTGGAGCCACAGGTCGGCACCGGGGTCCGGCTGGTCGGTCGCGCCGGGGGCTGGGCCGGGTACACGTCGGTGTCCGAACTCGCCGTGTTCGGCGCATGGCCCGGAACCGGCGACGGCGGGAGGATGGCACCGTGA
- a CDS encoding lipoate--protein ligase family protein produces the protein MEWADAPLPRWRDRLAGTVDSGDPFAHVPGFLHLLHEAGSPVRLLQLRRLGRMVAFSRRDALHPGYPAAVELARAAGFRPVLRPVGGAFAPLHPGSLVVEQYGADTQARIETRDRFVAHADALVAVFAGLGIDARVGPVPAEYCPGEFSVNARGAVKISGTAQRVSRSAWQVSSVIQVGDTAPLAEVTAACAAALGQDVDPAVTSSVAAETGVSDLATVARAVTATFVERGLVLADGVLALAE, from the coding sequence ATGGAGTGGGCCGACGCGCCACTGCCGCGCTGGCGCGACCGACTCGCCGGGACCGTCGACTCCGGCGACCCGTTCGCGCACGTGCCCGGCTTCCTGCACCTCCTGCACGAGGCGGGCAGCCCGGTGCGTCTGTTGCAGCTGCGCCGGCTCGGCCGGATGGTCGCGTTCAGCCGACGCGACGCACTGCATCCCGGGTACCCGGCCGCCGTCGAGCTCGCCCGCGCGGCCGGCTTCCGGCCTGTCCTGAGACCGGTCGGCGGGGCCTTCGCGCCGCTGCATCCGGGCAGTCTCGTGGTGGAGCAGTACGGCGCCGACACCCAGGCGCGGATCGAGACCCGGGACCGCTTCGTCGCCCATGCCGACGCGCTGGTCGCGGTGTTCGCCGGGCTCGGCATCGACGCCCGGGTGGGACCGGTGCCCGCCGAGTACTGTCCGGGTGAGTTCAGCGTGAACGCCCGCGGGGCGGTCAAGATCAGCGGCACCGCGCAGCGCGTCTCCCGCAGTGCCTGGCAGGTCAGCTCGGTGATCCAGGTCGGCGACACCGCGCCACTCGCCGAGGTCACGGCCGCGTGCGCGGCCGCCCTCGGCCAGGATGTCGACCCCGCCGTGACCTCGTCGGTGGCCGCCGAGACCGGGGTCTCCGACCTCGCCACCGTGGCGCGAGCCGTCACGGCGACCTTCGTCGAGCGCGGCCTGGTCCTCGCCGACGGCGTGCTCGCACTCGCGGAGTAG
- a CDS encoding ABC transporter ATP-binding protein, with product MRGTPAPTSVPIGVADEENSVLDREHSKIVRRRSLRLLASTLAPLRGVFIVTVALVVVAQATRVAGPALIALAVDTALPQAQAGNWGPAIWISGGYVLAAIVAGATTAAFIRLAARVSQTVLLDLRQRVFGQTQRLSLEFHESYTSGRIISRQTSDLEALRELLDSGVTSLASGFLYMVFTAVSLFLLDVQAGLVLLVAAIPVWLITRWFQKRSQVLYRISRVASARLIVNFVENMTGIRAVQAFRREDANNQRYGDLTEDYRANTARTMGLNGIYDPALQLTGNVTVAVALAIGGFRVLDGSLEVGVLIATLLYTKRFFQPVQQMAMFYNSFQSASAALEKISGLLEEVPTVRQAAEPVPLPHARGALKFTDVTFGYGAGKVVLPDLDLDIPAGQTIALVGQTGAGKSTVAKLVARFYDVTGGSLTLDGVDLRDLSSKDLRRAIVMVTQEAYLFSGTVRDNIALAKPEASDEEVEAAARAVGAHEFILALPDGYDTDVNKRGGRVSAGQRQLISFARAFLADPAVLILDEATSSLDIPGERLVQRGLQTLLADRTALIIAHRLSTVAIADRVLVMSQGRVVEDGTPEELIAGDGRFAALHHAWEDSLV from the coding sequence ATGAGGGGAACCCCGGCGCCCACGTCCGTGCCCATCGGGGTGGCGGACGAGGAGAACAGCGTGCTCGACCGCGAGCACAGCAAGATCGTCCGACGGCGGTCGCTGCGGTTGCTCGCCTCGACGCTCGCTCCGCTGCGGGGCGTCTTCATCGTCACGGTGGCCCTCGTGGTGGTCGCGCAGGCCACCCGGGTGGCCGGGCCGGCGCTGATCGCGCTTGCCGTCGACACCGCGCTGCCGCAGGCGCAAGCGGGCAACTGGGGCCCGGCCATCTGGATCAGCGGCGGGTACGTGCTCGCCGCGATCGTCGCCGGTGCCACCACGGCCGCGTTCATCCGACTCGCCGCGCGGGTCAGTCAGACCGTGCTGCTGGACCTGCGCCAGCGGGTGTTCGGGCAGACGCAGCGACTCAGCCTGGAGTTCCACGAGTCGTACACCTCTGGCCGGATCATCTCGCGGCAGACCTCGGACCTGGAGGCGCTGCGCGAGCTCCTCGACTCGGGCGTGACGTCCCTCGCGTCCGGCTTCCTGTACATGGTGTTCACCGCCGTCTCGCTGTTCCTGCTGGACGTCCAGGCAGGCCTGGTGCTCCTCGTCGCGGCGATCCCGGTGTGGCTGATCACCCGGTGGTTCCAGAAGCGCTCCCAGGTGCTCTACCGGATCTCCCGGGTGGCCTCCGCGCGCCTGATCGTGAACTTCGTCGAGAACATGACGGGGATCCGAGCGGTGCAGGCGTTCCGCCGCGAGGACGCCAACAACCAGCGTTACGGCGACCTCACCGAGGACTACCGCGCCAACACCGCCCGGACCATGGGCCTGAACGGCATCTACGACCCGGCACTGCAACTCACCGGGAACGTCACGGTGGCCGTGGCGCTCGCGATCGGCGGGTTCCGGGTGCTCGACGGTTCGCTCGAGGTGGGTGTGCTCATCGCGACCCTGCTGTACACGAAGCGGTTCTTCCAGCCGGTCCAGCAGATGGCAATGTTCTACAACTCGTTCCAGTCCGCGTCGGCGGCGCTCGAGAAGATCTCCGGGCTGCTCGAAGAGGTCCCGACGGTCCGTCAGGCCGCCGAACCCGTGCCGCTGCCGCACGCCCGGGGCGCCCTGAAGTTCACCGACGTGACCTTCGGCTACGGCGCGGGCAAGGTGGTGCTGCCGGACCTGGACCTGGACATCCCGGCCGGGCAGACCATCGCACTCGTCGGGCAGACCGGTGCCGGCAAGTCGACCGTGGCCAAGCTCGTGGCCAGGTTCTACGACGTGACAGGTGGCTCGCTGACGCTCGACGGCGTCGACCTGCGGGACCTCTCCTCGAAGGACCTGCGTCGCGCCATCGTGATGGTCACGCAGGAGGCCTACCTGTTCTCCGGGACGGTGCGTGACAACATCGCCCTGGCCAAGCCGGAGGCGTCCGACGAGGAGGTCGAGGCCGCCGCCCGCGCGGTCGGGGCGCACGAGTTCATCCTGGCGCTGCCGGACGGCTACGACACGGACGTGAACAAGCGCGGTGGCCGGGTCTCCGCCGGCCAGCGGCAGCTGATCTCGTTCGCCCGGGCGTTCCTGGCCGATCCGGCGGTGCTCATCCTCGACGAGGCGACCAGCTCCCTGGACATCCCCGGGGAGCGGCTGGTCCAGCGCGGCCTGCAGACGCTGCTCGCCGACCGGACCGCGCTGATCATCGCGCACCGGCTGTCCACGGTCGCGATCGCCGACCGGGTGCTCGTGATGAGCCAGGGCCGCGTCGTCGAGGACGGCACCCCGGAGGAGCTGATCGCCGGGGACGGCCGGTTCGCTGCGCTGCACCACGCGTGGGAGGACTCGCTGGTCTGA
- a CDS encoding ABC transporter ATP-binding protein, translating to MKSRPATSSADTPIVATLARLYPFVKPALPRLIAGMVCALGASLCALAIPQVLEFAVNGPLLGSVEDGDTSGVWFAVMLVLGLGILEAGLIAARRAFILIPGTRVEAGLRMSLFRHLQDLPVSFHDQWPGGQLLSRSMSDLSSLRRWLSFGIVMLVVNSTTIIVGIVLMIRMSGPLGIAYLIGALPVVIFSYRFSRRFRRISRQSQDQAGDLATTVEESVHGIRVLKAYGRGREAYKNFSTQADELRGTELRKARALSAFSFAIMTISEVVLGLCVFLGIWLVVDGQMTVGALVAFFATAGVVNGPVERLGELVSMSLYAKTAVDRYFEVLDSENAVTDPDEPVRVTAPRGEVSFDGVHFHYADAPPIDLIPAETSIPSEAPREEVLSGVDLHVRAGETMALVGLTGSGKTTMAALVPRLFDVTAGSLRIDGVDVRDMTRRDLRTLVSIAFEDATLFSASVRENVLFGAPPGQDDEADLDRAITVAQAQFVHDLPDGVETLIGEEGMSLSGGQRQRLALARAVAARPYVLVLDDPLSALDVTTEEAVTAQLRAELERTTTLIVAHRPSTVALADRVAVLQDGRVTGVGTHSELLVSHDHYRFVISSLIEEEESELVGKVRS from the coding sequence GTGAAGTCCCGCCCAGCGACCTCCTCGGCGGACACGCCGATCGTCGCCACCCTCGCCCGGCTCTATCCGTTCGTCAAGCCGGCCCTACCTCGCCTCATCGCCGGGATGGTCTGTGCCCTCGGGGCCAGCCTCTGCGCGCTGGCGATCCCGCAGGTCCTCGAGTTCGCCGTCAACGGTCCGCTGCTCGGGTCCGTCGAGGACGGTGACACCTCCGGGGTCTGGTTCGCCGTGATGCTCGTCCTCGGTCTCGGGATCCTCGAGGCCGGCCTGATCGCCGCCCGGCGGGCATTCATCCTGATCCCGGGCACCCGCGTGGAGGCGGGCCTGCGGATGTCGCTGTTCCGGCACCTGCAGGACCTGCCGGTCTCCTTCCACGACCAGTGGCCGGGCGGACAGCTGCTGTCCCGGTCCATGAGCGACCTGTCCAGCCTGCGCCGCTGGCTCTCGTTCGGGATCGTGATGCTCGTGGTGAACTCCACCACGATCATCGTCGGGATCGTGCTGATGATCCGGATGTCCGGCCCGCTCGGGATCGCGTATCTGATCGGCGCCCTGCCCGTCGTGATCTTCTCCTACCGATTCTCGCGCCGGTTCCGCCGCATCTCCCGGCAGAGCCAGGACCAGGCCGGCGACCTCGCGACCACCGTCGAGGAGTCCGTGCACGGCATCCGGGTGCTCAAGGCGTACGGCCGGGGCCGCGAGGCCTACAAGAACTTCTCCACCCAGGCCGACGAGCTGCGCGGCACGGAACTGCGCAAGGCCCGCGCCCTGTCCGCGTTCTCGTTCGCGATCATGACGATCTCGGAGGTCGTGCTCGGACTGTGCGTGTTCCTCGGGATCTGGCTCGTCGTCGACGGGCAGATGACCGTCGGCGCCCTGGTGGCGTTCTTCGCCACCGCCGGGGTCGTCAACGGGCCGGTTGAGCGACTCGGCGAGCTCGTGTCCATGTCCCTGTACGCGAAGACCGCGGTGGACCGGTACTTCGAGGTGCTCGACAGCGAGAACGCCGTCACCGACCCGGACGAGCCGGTCCGGGTGACGGCGCCGCGCGGCGAGGTGAGCTTCGACGGCGTGCACTTCCACTACGCGGATGCCCCGCCGATCGACCTCATCCCGGCCGAGACCTCGATACCGAGCGAGGCGCCGCGCGAGGAGGTTCTTTCCGGGGTGGACCTGCACGTCCGCGCCGGCGAGACGATGGCCCTGGTCGGCCTGACCGGATCCGGCAAGACCACCATGGCCGCGCTGGTGCCGCGCCTGTTCGACGTCACCGCGGGTTCGCTGCGGATCGACGGCGTGGACGTGCGCGATATGACCCGCCGGGACCTACGCACGCTCGTCTCGATCGCGTTCGAGGACGCCACCCTGTTCTCGGCGTCCGTGCGCGAGAACGTGCTGTTCGGGGCACCACCCGGCCAGGACGACGAGGCGGATCTGGACCGAGCCATCACGGTCGCGCAGGCCCAGTTCGTCCACGACCTTCCCGACGGCGTGGAGACCCTGATCGGCGAGGAGGGGATGAGCCTGTCCGGCGGTCAGCGGCAGCGCCTCGCGCTCGCCCGGGCCGTCGCCGCCCGCCCGTACGTGCTCGTCCTGGACGACCCGTTGTCCGCGCTCGACGTGACCACCGAGGAGGCGGTCACCGCGCAGCTGCGCGCCGAGCTCGAGCGCACCACCACCCTGATCGTGGCCCACCGTCCCTCGACGGTGGCGCTCGCCGACCGGGTCGCCGTGCTCCAGGACGGCAGGGTGACCGGGGTGGGCACCCACTCCGAACTGCTGGTCAGCCATGACCACTACCGGTTCGTGATCTCGAGCCTGATCGAGGAAGAGGAGAGCGAGCTCGTGGGGAAGGTGCGCTCATGA
- a CDS encoding Ku protein gives MRSIWKGAITFGLVNVPVSVYSATESHDVKLHQVHDADGGRIRYQRKCEVCGEVVPYEHIDKAYSDGEQTVVLTDEDLQTLPAERSREIDVLEFVPSEQVEPIMLDSSYYLAPTSASTKSYVLLRRTLEESERTAIVSFTLRQKTRLAALRVRGDVLLLQTLLWSDEVREADFPSLADDVKVSAKELQMSAALVSSYESDFAPGEFTDDYQAQMKRLIEAKLEKGEAFENEAPEEAEEGGEVLDLMEALRRSVEASRAKRDTASTGAAGSSDDSDDDGEAKSKTTSTRAKSGTKSAGSKSSSTKSSSTKAKTGTDDAEDDSDEDSETAKRPTRRRTKKTA, from the coding sequence ATGCGGTCGATCTGGAAGGGCGCCATCACGTTCGGGCTCGTGAACGTGCCGGTCTCGGTCTACTCGGCCACGGAGAGCCACGACGTGAAGCTGCACCAGGTCCACGACGCCGATGGCGGCCGGATCCGGTACCAGCGCAAGTGCGAGGTGTGTGGCGAGGTGGTGCCGTACGAGCACATCGACAAGGCCTACTCCGACGGTGAGCAGACGGTGGTCCTGACCGACGAGGACCTGCAGACCCTGCCGGCCGAGCGCAGCCGGGAGATCGACGTGCTCGAGTTCGTACCGAGCGAGCAGGTGGAGCCGATCATGCTCGACTCCTCCTACTACCTCGCCCCGACGTCCGCCTCGACGAAGTCCTATGTGCTGCTGCGCCGCACCCTGGAGGAGTCCGAACGCACCGCGATCGTGTCCTTCACGCTCCGGCAGAAGACCCGGCTCGCGGCGCTGAGGGTGCGCGGTGACGTGCTGCTGCTGCAGACGCTGCTCTGGTCCGACGAGGTGCGCGAGGCGGACTTCCCGAGCCTGGCCGACGACGTGAAGGTCTCGGCGAAGGAACTCCAGATGTCCGCCGCGCTGGTGAGCAGCTACGAGTCCGATTTCGCGCCGGGGGAGTTCACGGACGACTACCAGGCGCAGATGAAGCGCCTGATCGAGGCCAAGCTCGAGAAGGGCGAGGCGTTCGAGAACGAGGCGCCCGAGGAGGCGGAGGAGGGCGGCGAGGTGCTCGACCTGATGGAGGCCCTGCGCCGCAGCGTCGAGGCATCCCGGGCGAAGCGTGACACGGCGAGCACCGGTGCGGCCGGATCGAGCGACGATTCCGACGACGACGGCGAGGCAAAGTCGAAGACGACGTCGACCCGCGCGAAGTCCGGCACGAAGTCCGCCGGCTCGAAGTCGAGTTCCACGAAATCGAGTTCCACGAAGGCCAAGACCGGGACGGACGACGCCGAGGACGACTCCGACGAGGACTCCGAAACCGCCAAGCGACCCACCCGGCGGCGGACCAAGAAGACCGCCTGA
- a CDS encoding DUF817 domain-containing protein: MTHGTLALVAAPSRRAAAAVGQLLRFGWLQVQCCLFAAAIFAGLAVSSVVPLPIARYDALLLYGLAITLVFYLLRLETGREVAVIGAFHLIGLALELYKVNAGSWSYPEQAWAMIGGVPLYSGFMYAAVGSYLCQAFRRFDLRVTDFRWVPAVLLAAAAYANFYTHHVLPDVRWLIAAGFVVALWRSRVFYTVGTRRYAMPLTVSFVLIGFFLWVAENAATFLGAWQYPDQAEIWRMVHAGKWGSWALLVSLSFVLVAAVKAREGRFYGEAGARPQVELRRLDERAG, from the coding sequence GTGACCCACGGAACGCTCGCCCTGGTAGCGGCTCCCTCGAGAAGGGCGGCAGCCGCCGTCGGGCAGTTGCTGCGGTTCGGCTGGCTCCAGGTGCAGTGCTGTCTGTTCGCCGCGGCGATCTTCGCCGGGCTCGCAGTGAGTTCCGTGGTGCCGCTGCCGATCGCCCGGTACGACGCGCTGCTGCTGTACGGCCTCGCCATCACGCTCGTGTTCTACCTCCTGCGCCTCGAGACCGGGCGTGAGGTGGCCGTTATCGGGGCGTTCCACCTGATCGGCCTCGCGCTCGAGCTGTACAAGGTGAACGCCGGATCGTGGTCCTACCCGGAGCAGGCGTGGGCGATGATCGGTGGCGTCCCGCTGTACTCCGGCTTCATGTACGCGGCGGTCGGGTCCTACCTGTGCCAGGCGTTCCGCCGGTTCGACCTGCGCGTGACGGACTTCCGCTGGGTGCCGGCCGTGCTCCTGGCCGCGGCCGCGTACGCGAACTTCTACACCCACCACGTGCTCCCCGACGTGCGGTGGCTGATCGCTGCCGGCTTCGTGGTGGCGCTGTGGCGCAGCCGGGTGTTCTACACGGTCGGCACCCGCCGGTACGCGATGCCGCTGACCGTCTCGTTCGTGCTGATCGGCTTCTTCCTGTGGGTCGCCGAGAACGCCGCGACGTTCCTCGGCGCCTGGCAGTACCCCGATCAGGCGGAGATCTGGCGGATGGTGCACGCCGGCAAATGGGGCTCGTGGGCTCTGCTGGTCTCGTTGAGCTTCGTGCTCGTCGCCGCGGTCAAGGCACGCGAGGGCCGCTTCTACGGTGAGGCAGGGGCGCGGCCGCAGGTGGAGCTCCGACGGCTGGACGAACGGGCCGGCTGA